The following are encoded in a window of Psilocybe cubensis strain MGC-MH-2018 chromosome 4, whole genome shotgun sequence genomic DNA:
- a CDS encoding Protein STU1, with the protein MDPGASQYEKLLTQCKSNDVDAKVDALTKLQAYLESGSPEFQDPDALISILKASLRTSNLHLTNATLSALPAILPHIITRPSNAFVRSSTPVQNSSSTSSVSPSGTIDSSALRSALVAFLPPGGVIDRLGDKEKAQAKARETLVILGGYAFRVGGTNPLSKSGKGIEPPIAIFERFIKEGGLASKVWKVREQSILTLVHIRRSHHLFPIRPYATLLVDCLEDTDPHVRDCARVSVVELFSGPGVTDAARADLKKEMTKKGVRKTIVESVLSKLLSSSTASNTLPSNEESGDGDALNGKKEYIPPSLALQGKRPRVASQNASMSRSVSSTSVKEVSRPPSRANVASPQPPQTPISESSEIQPVYIASARDLENEFAAMLKPFDGKETEHNWAIRDQAIQRVRGMLQGEVHVRYQEQFLAGLKDNFIMWSTKTLASLRTTVALNTCSLYSELAIALGPLLDPHCEVLLTNLLKMAGFTKKITAQQSQVTVGTIITYTSPQPRLVIPLLWNSLQEKTLQSRAFVVGHLKHYLETHGTRSKAAIDANNLTETLEKSLKKALADPSPAVRETARLLYWVFHEIWPERAQTIIETLDATARKQVEKVCPIPGGQAALPPTTPKVTKKSSVAAAIAASRAKAKAIATAPPSLRHQATSSSHAAAAPRRETSPNASTRSPPARPGSPLRTSTSPPSVNRRVVSASISRTTSAPVVNSASHSRTSSSVSEKMARGPSPSLVDQDSKRRRLSSPLTGGIPGSGSRNSLSNNVLTAAQQSSTKPPVPVALGHLTQTVHEGTKKHSRQSLSRIFGHDDDELLTAQTVPIPEDSDSDNSVNLMSFSHSLHAQTPAKSPPHSIKTQTMSPVSDHHPTGSVSNALSSGSLSDMVTNQMPIVEDALRARAEQAESAAERLLELVEPEDDPMNSHPSIPSSLLKSGNGPVQPNTKPKTKPTPLPVIRGKPVPVTPNHRASVVMRQAALFADSPARGPQPSLLDVLQTQKQDNGWWLKRKILFSQVAPTKSASSAQEMDNLISQLDNGDADVPALQRLAVICMENAVAEPNSPFMSNGSHPSSPSPTVARSFPALHVDIWEKNKTFERLFISLMKYLEPTRTEDELSYGLIVVWEMLEGQSTYLEGKEGDIFSMILRVRYCNKLNVLEGTNAIRDTLTSKIDPVYGLTTMHASLRVFHSEPTPVADSEEVKAATYAFGLMALGKFILRLPAEIAEEELPRLKATLIHSLNDKTSLIVRESAAAAIIAAQLVLRDETHLFALLDGLADDKKNLLTYLFDKHGARGSGLNGATGMDKLEKEIRRLDTRTSTPLRSAQGS; encoded by the exons atgGACCCGGGAGCGTCTCAATACGAGAAACTCCTAACGCAATGCAAATCTAATG ATGTTGATGCAAAAGTAGATGCCCTCACGAAACTACAAGCATACTTGGAAAGTGGGAGCCCCGAA TTCCAGGACCCAGACGCTCTTATTAGCATCCTGAAAGCATCTTTACGAACTTCCAATCTCCATCTCACAAATGCTACTTTATCTGCCCTACCTGCTATTCTCCCACATATTATTACTCGTCCTTCCAATGCTTTTGTTCGCTCAAGTACCCCTGTGCAAAACTCATCTTCCACATCCTCCGTGTCGCCGTCGGGAACGATAGATTCAAGTGCCCTTCGTTCAGCATTGGTTGCGTTCTTACCACCAGGCGGCGTGATTGATCGGCTAGGTGATAAAGAAAAGGCACAGGCCAAAGCTCGGGAGACCCTCGTCATCCTCGGAGGGTACGCATTCAGGGTTGGAGGGACCAATCCTCTGTCCAAGTCAGGAAAGGGTATAGAGCCGCCTATAGCGATCTTTGAGAGATTTATCAAAGAGGGGGGTTTGGCGAGCAAGGTGTGGAAAGTCAGGGAACAA TCCATTCTCACTCTAGTTCACATTCGACGCAGCCACCACCTCTTTCCTATTCGACCGTATGCCACGCTTTTGGTGGACTGTTTGGAAGATACAGACCCACATGTACGCGATTGTGCGCGTGTCTCAGTCGTGGAGCTATTCTCAGGGCCTGGGGTGACCGACGCGGCGCGTGCAGATctcaagaaagaaatgacCAAGAAAGGCGTACGCAAGACAATTGTTGAGAGTGTGCTTTCGAAGCTTCTTAGCAGTAGTACGGCCTCGAACACTCTTCCAAGTAACGAGGAATCCGGGGACGGAGACGCGCTtaatggaaagaaagaatacATCCCTCCCAGCCTTGCCTTACAGGGAAAGAGGCCTCGAGTTGCCAGCCAAAACGCCAGCATGTCTAGATCTGTCAGTTCAACAAGCGTAAAGGAGGTTTCGAGACCACCGAGCCGAGCAAACGTAGCTTCTCCTCAGCCTCCTCAAACGCCTATATCAGAAAGTTCAGAAATTCAGCCTGTATAT ATTGCCTCTGCCCGAGATTTAGAAAACGAATTCGCGGCTATGCTTAAGCCTTTTGAC GGGAAAGAAACTGAACACAACTGGGCCATTCGAGACCAAGCTATACAACGGGTGCGCGGCATGCTTCAAGGTGAAGTTCACGTTAGATACCAGGAACAATTCTTGGCGGGATTGAAAGATAATTTCATCATGTGGTCCACGAAAACT CTGGCCAGTCTGAGGACAACTGTCGCATTGAATACTTGCTCTCTGTACTCTGAGTTAGCGATAGCACTCGGACCGCTTCTGGATCCTCACTGTGAAGTACTTCTGACAAATCTTCTCAAAATGGCGGGATTTACGAAGAAAATCACGGCACAACAATCTCAAGTGACAGTGGGGACAATTATCACCTACACGTCTCCTCAACCAAGACTGGTCATACCTCTACTTTGGAACAGTCTGCAAGAGAAGACTTTACAATCGCGAGCTTTCGTTGTTGGACACTTGAAGCATTATCTTGAAACCCATGGTACTCGTTCCAAGGCCGCGATTGATGCAAATAATCTGACAGAGACTTTGGAGAAGTCTCTGAAAAAAGCGTTGGCCGACCCAAGCCCAGCTGTCAGAGAGACCGCGCGTCTGCTGTACTGGGTATTCCATGAAATATGGCCTGAACGTGCCCAAACTATCATAGAAACACTGGATGCCACTGCCCGTAAACAGGTCGAAAAAGTGTGCCCTATTCCGGGCGGCCAGGCGGCTCTGCCCCCTACCACGCCCAAGGTCACGAAGAAATCCAGTGTGGCTGCTGCCATAGCTGCCAGCAgggcgaaagcgaaagctaTTGCTACTGCTCCGCCTAGCCTCCGTCATCAAGCTACCTCTTCTTCacatgcagcagcagcaccaagACGCGAAACCTCCCCAAACGCTTCAACCAGAAGTCCTCCTGCGCGCCCAGGTTCTCCTTTAAGGACTTCCACGTCACCGCCATCTGTTAATCGCCGTGTTGTTTCTGCAAGTATAAGCAGGACTACTAGTGCGCCGGTAGTTAACTCTGCCTCTCACAGCCGAACGTCGTCCAGTGTTTCTGAGAAAATGGCTAGAGGTCCTTCGCCATCCTTGGTAGACCAGGACAGCAAGCGCAGACGACTATCCTCTCCGTTAACAGGTGGTATTCCAGGCTCGGGTTCTCGGAACTCTTTGTCCAACAATGTGTTGACTGCCGCGCAACAATCATCGACTAAACCGCCAGTTCCCGTGGCTTTAGGGCATCTAACCCAAACTGTCCACGAAGGAACCAAAAAACATTCTCGTCAATCTTTGTCCAGGATATTTGggcacgacgacgacgaactCCTCACGGCACAAACTGTACCTATCCCAGAAGATAGCGATTCGGATAACTCAGTCAATCTTATGTCCTTCTCCCACTCTCTTCACGCTCAAACACCTGCGAAGTCCCCTCCACACTCAATTAAAACCCAGACGATGTCACCTGTATCAGATCATCATCCCACTGGGTCCGTATCAAATGCCCTGTCTTCTGGATCTTTATCAGATATGGTCACGAATCAGATGCCTATAGTCGAAGACGCTCTTCGAGCACGCGCAGAGCAGGCCGAAAGCGCAGCAGAAAGGCTTCTCGAGCTCGTTGAGCCTGAAGATGATCCTATGAATAGTCACCCAAGCATTCCATCTTCCTTGCTTAAATCAGGAAATGGTCCTGTGCAACCAAACACTaaaccaaaaacaaaaccaaCGCCTCTTCCTGTGATTCGCGGCAAACCCGTTCCTGTAACTCCAAATCATCGGGCCAGTGTTGTTATGAGACAGGCAGCCCTTTTTGCAGACAGTCCTGCGAGAGGCCCTCAACCATCACTGTTGGATGTGCTGCAGACCCAAAAGCAAGACAACGGTTGGTGGTTAAAACGCAAAATAT TGTTTTCTCAAGTTGCTCCAACCAAGTCCGCATCCAGTGCACAGGAAATGGACAACCTTATCTCTCAGCTGGACAACGGAGATGCCGATGTACCGGCGCTTCAGCGATTAGCGGTTATCTGCATGGAAAATGCAGTGGCTGAACCGAATTCTCCTTTTATGAGCAATGGCAGCCATCCAAGCAGTCCATCTCCTACGGTTGCCCGTTCATTCCCTGCTCTGCATGTGGACATTTGggagaaaaacaaaactTTCGAAAGGTTATTCATATCATTAATGAAGTACCTAGAACCAACCAGG ACTGAAGATGAGCTCTCATACGGGCTCATTGTGGTCTGGGAGATGCTCGAAGGTCAGTCAACATATCtcgaaggaaaagaaggagatATTTTCTCGATGATTTTGAGGGTTAGATACTGCAACAAACTCAAC GTTCTCGAAGGAACAAATGCCATCCGGGATACTCTGACATCCAAAATAGACCCCGTCTATGGGCTGACAACTATGCATGCCAGCCTTCGGGTTTTCCATTCGGAGCCTACCCCGGTTGCAGACAGTGAAGAGGTCAAAGCAGCGACATATGCATTCGGATTAATGGCTCTTGGGAAATTTATTCTACGCCTACCGGCAGAGATAGCAGAGGAAGAACTTCCGCGTCTTAAAGCAACTTTAATTCAT TCTTTGAATGACAAAACGTCACTTATCGTGCGAgaatctgctgctgctgctataATTGCAGCACAACTTGTCCTAAGAGACGAAACGCACCTTTTTGCACTCCTTGATGGTCTTGCGGACGACAAGAAAAATCTCTTGACCTATTTATTCGATAAACACGGTGCTCGGGGTTCAGGACTGAACGGCGCAACCGGTATGGATAAATTAGAGAAAGAAATCAGGAGGCTCGACACGCGCACCAGCACACCGCTTCGAAGTGCACAAGGGTCATAG
- a CDS encoding Pachytene checkpoint protein 2-like protein (Pachytene checkpoint protein 2 homolog), with amino-acid sequence MVSSETQTQLQQSEDKIKDLHRWTVHVEVRLKTRASARFDTVRNHVHTFIESFGRLFLPSTLDGWEEVPELASSVEMITVCESPCPESSLSMDEMNIQIHVYKPSDGDAFEEFSNSSGNLNDADDTMAASLCELPNRSHEGLWDSLIYADDIKMKLLDYIHATIVFSDANVDFNLVSWNRVVLLHGPPGTGKTSLCRALAQKLAIRLSHRYSNARLLEINSHSLFSKWFSESGKLVQRLFTSITELVEEEDGFVVVLIDEVESLTAARAGAMAGTEPSDGLRVVNALLTQLDKLKQRKNVLIMATSNLVKAIDSAFVDRADILQYIDLPSREAIYEILRSCLCEIMKKGIVASVSVPTLKQVQMYEIVKSTGRSDISEGQDKPRNVGLRLLALASACRAQGMSGRALRRLPVLALARNIGIGNINIGGPTSSKENQGASVEVWLDGMEKAVKDHAKESEKLI; translated from the exons ATGGTCTCATCAGAAACTCAAACCCAATTACAGCAATCCGAGGACAAAATCAAGGATCTGCATCGATGGACGGTTCATG TCGAAGTTCGCCTGAAAACGAGAGCCTCCGCTCGATTTGACACCGTTAGAAATCATGTACATACGTTCATCGAATCATTTGgtcgtctttttcttccgtCCACTCTGGACGGCTGGGAGGAGGTCCCAGAGCTCGCTTCTTCCGTGGAGATGATTACAGTGTGCGAATCACCATGTCCCGAATCCTCGCTTTCTATGGACGAAATGAACATCCAGATACACGTCTACAAACCCTCTGATGGAGACGCATTCGAAGAGTTCTCCAATAGTTCAGGAAACTTGAACGATGCGGACGATACCATGGCTGCAAGTCTGTGCGAATTGCCCAACAGAAGTCACGAAGGATTGTGGGACTCATTAATTTATGCGGACGATATCAAGATGAAGCTGCTCGACTATATACATGCTACTATTGTCTTCAGCGATGCAAACGTTGATT TCAACCTTGTGTCTTGGAATCGCGTAGTCCTTTTACACGGCCCTCCTGGGACAGGGAAAACATCACTCTGCCGCGCCCTTGCACAAAAGCTTGCCATTCGTCTATCCCATCG ATATTCAAACGCCCGCCTACTTGAAATCAACTCGCATTCTCTATTTTCAAAATGGTTCTCAGAGTCAGGGAAGCTAGTCCAGCGGCTTTTTACCAGCATAACTGAGCTtgtagaagaagaggacggtTTTGTGGTTGTGCTTATTG ATGAAGTGGAATCGCTCACCGCTGCACGAGCGGGAGCGATGGCGGGCACAGAACCATCTGATGGACTACGAGTTGTCAATGCGCTTTTGACTCAATTGGACAAACTAAAGCAGCGAAAAAACGTACTGATCATGGCAACAAGCAACCTTGTTAAAGCAATCG ACTCGGCATTTGTAGACCGAGCGGACATCTTACAATACATAGACCTCCCATCACGAGAAGCTATATACGAAATTCTTCGATCATGCCTTTGTGAAATTATGAAAAAAGGAATTGTTGCATCCGTG TCTGTTCCAACCCTCAAACAGGTGCAAATGTATGAGATTGTGAAGTCGACCGGCCGGTCAGATATTTCAGAAGGACAAGATAAGCCGAGAAATGTTGGTCTACGCCTTTTGGCACTGGCTTCTGCATGCAGG GCGCAAGGAATGTCAGGACGCGCACTGCGTCGGTTGCCTGTTCTTGCTCTTGCTCGAAATATTGGCATTGGGAATATTAACATTGGGGGTCCAACGTCGTCAAAAGAAAATCAAGGCGCTTCAGTTGAGGTTTGGTTAGATGGGATGGAAAAGGCCGTGAAAGACCACGCCAAAGAATCGGAAAAGTTGATATAA
- a CDS encoding Small nuclear ribonucleoprotein G produces MSKASQPELKKFMDKKLFIHLQGGRKVSGVLRGYDLFLNLVIDDAMEESSPAQKHPIGTVYSFRDLANALADKSADPSYVWANYSNLLAQLGSYSLPLEVHQKVLRHCTPSIHTIKRAQIRELEKGTHNYSPPDVESRFKILIRNIRGSGLSPTLSDYNFIIQQFAAYGHFEGTRSVYQEILRDGLTPDHRTFGFCLRSLAFRLSLPINEEIRDTIKARIQELFNMYMAEMSKYNVPMTGLNLEVGLRIMKETLNLQGLESILRRGYAIDLSNLDRIPLEYTERKDNPIPFPFSTAALNTTLDILGTLGEVSKMIQAFEVLTQPLQQASQHFFNSFDSDDEGDFGVDVEVSPPFPFPSATPNTTTYSILIRHLCHLGYPSLARHYILDAREKSKQAAIDLQMQVQHHFAKKLPLNTIPAPRIAISRLILLPAMGEANRNKNVGLMKWLTTKVPTIIRKQQNAVDFYQSIFDAIKNPEYHLPAKRLTKKTKFLTSQYPGASPQEKAIAAMGGQPRAPAYSYKELFEADIPDPPPLTPPSESQPFNIGLHILILKRNVAELTELNDTLRYIYGRTIQRVKERLGRRVWAGKDIFLRSEGSRVEVTKEKWKEIVNFQTTEVEEPQGDYTNLLVTE; encoded by the exons ATGTCCAAGGCTTCACAACCTGAACTCAAAAAG TTTATGGATAAGAAATtattcatccatctccaaGGTGGACGAAAAGTGAGCGGCGTGTTGCGCGGCTACGACCTTTTCTTGAACCTGGTCATCGACGACGCGATGGAGGAAAGCAGCCCTGCGCAGAAGCACCCCATTGGAACAGTT TACTCTTTCCGCGACCTTGCCAATGCACTCGCCGACAAATCCGCAGATCCTTCCTATGTCTGGGCAAACTACAGCAATCTCCTAGCACAACTCGGCAGCTACTCCTTGCCCCTCGAGGTCCACCAAAAGGTTCTGCGTCACTGTACTCCCTCCATACACACTATCAAACGCGCTCAAATTAGAGAGCTCGAAAAAGGAACACACAACTACTCACCCCCGGACGTCGAATCCCGGTTCAAGATACTCATCCGGAATATTCGTGGGTCGGGCCTTAGTCCAACGTTGAGCGACTACAATTTCATCATCCAGCAGTTTGCTGCATATGGTCATTTTGAGGGCACTCGCAGCGTCTATCAAGAAATACTGCGGGACGGACTTACACCAGATCACCGGACCTTTGGTTTTTGTCTGCGTTCACTTGCGTTCCGGCTCTCCCTGCCCATCAACGAGGAAATACGCGACACCATAAAGGCCCGTATCCAGGAGCTCTTTAACATGTATATGGCCGAAATGTCCAAGTATAATGTGCCAATGACAGGCTTGAACCTTGAAGTGGGTCTTCGGATAATGAAGGAGACGTTGAATCTGCAGGGGTTGGAATCTATCTTGCGACGTGGTTATGCTATCGACCTTTCGAACCTGGACCGCATCCCATTAGAATATACCGAGCGGAAGGACAACCCCATAccctttcctttttccaCAGCCGCGCTCAATACCACGCTCGACATCCTGGGCACATTGGGAGAAGTGTCGAAGATGATTCAGGCATTCGAAGTTCTTACCCAACCGCTCCAGCAAGCCAGCCAACACTTTTTCAACTCGTTTGATTCCGACGACGAAGGAGATTTTGGTGTTGACGTCGAGGTCTCTCCCCCCTTCCCGTTTCCATCCGCCACGCCGAATACTACTACATATTCTATTCTAATCCGCCATCTGTGTCATTTAGGATACCCTTCCCTTGCCCGACACTATATCTTAGATGCAAGAGAAAAGAGCAAGCAGGCCGCAATTGATTTGCAAATGCAAGTCCAGCATCATTTCGCGAAAAAGCTACCTCTCAACACCATTCCCGCTCCCCGAATAGCCATTTCCCGCCTAATACTGCTCCCTGCAATGGGTGAAGCCAACAGGAACAAAAACGTCGGGCTCATGAAATGGCTGACCACCAAAGTGCCTACAATCATTCGGAAACAGCAGAATGCAGTCGACTTCTATCAGTCCATCTTCGACGCCATCAAAAATCCCGAATACCACTTGCCTGCGAAGCGTTtaaccaaaaaaacaaagtttCTGACATCTCAATATCCTGGGGCCTCGCCTCAGGAGAAGGCTATTGCGGCTATGGGCGGTCAACCGCGTGCCCCAGCGTACAGCTATAAAGAGCTCTTTGAGGCAGACATCCCTGACCCACCTCCTCTAACTCCACCATCCGAATCCCAACCATTCAATATCGGGCTTCATATACTTATTCTCAAACGTAACGTTGCAGAACTAACAGAACTTAATGACACTCTACGCTATATATACGGACGTACCATACAACGGGTAAAGGAACGCTTGGGCAGGCGTGTGTGGGCGGGCAAAGACATCTTCCTACGCTCTGAGGGAAGCAGAGTGGAAGTaacaaaagaaaagtggAAGGAAATTGTCAACTTTCAGACGACAGAAGTTGAGGAACCTCAG GGTGATTACACCAACTTACTAGTTACAGAGTGA